A single Endozoicomonas sp. NE40 DNA region contains:
- a CDS encoding TonB-dependent receptor domain-containing protein — translation MSYKLQAAVGVAVAGFVNASLAADDVYRLDDVVVTASRTAQTVDQALAPVTVITREEIERSQASSVTELLQRTPGLQIATNGGPGSKAGVMLRGTRTAQTLVLIDGHRFNSPNGNEAPLEYIDPDQIERIEIVRGPRSSLYGADAVGGVIQIFTRKGTGKPRFQVKAGAGSRGTSELGLNYGGEVDGTRFDISGKFFETAGYDHTDSTLGRDGDDDGYRNKSIAASVSRVFNDAFEAGASVSHFQGKSEYDHNSAWGNTNTKPYSDFELTNISTFANANILEDWSAAFNLGYSYENIKRFEEGGNPKPVVTSYGKSKRYTGSWLNDIGWSDNQLLTAGIDYSKEHMDSSSNYAVDSRYNVGVFAQNHTTFDGSDLQLGLRRDKNEVYGYNTTGNIAWGVDLSSNHRLITSYGTAFRAPTFLDLYYPGAEAPNLKPESSENFEVELKGKVNHTTNWSVSIYQNEIDDLLVWNNDLGSFGRMDNVDKARIRGVEFVYVTEWQGWLINSNLTFVDPEDLKAKRTLDRRAKQLFNVNADKQFGKYSLGSTLRAQGHSYEYNDFAGTVNRLSGFATVDLRAGMQVSKELKAEIKLTNLMDKDYSTALGYRGEPRGMFVTFIWSPEI, via the coding sequence ATGTCGTATAAATTACAGGCAGCCGTTGGGGTTGCTGTTGCGGGTTTTGTTAATGCTTCGCTAGCAGCCGACGATGTGTATCGTCTGGATGATGTGGTTGTCACTGCTTCGCGTACCGCTCAGACGGTGGATCAGGCGCTGGCACCGGTGACGGTGATTACCCGGGAGGAGATTGAGAGGAGTCAGGCGAGTTCAGTGACTGAACTCCTGCAACGCACACCGGGTTTGCAGATAGCGACGAATGGTGGGCCGGGTAGTAAAGCAGGCGTAATGTTACGAGGCACCCGAACCGCTCAAACACTGGTTTTGATTGATGGTCACCGGTTTAACTCTCCAAACGGTAATGAAGCCCCGCTGGAATACATTGACCCTGACCAGATTGAACGCATTGAGATTGTGCGAGGTCCCCGTTCCAGCCTCTATGGGGCGGATGCGGTGGGTGGTGTTATTCAAATTTTTACTCGTAAAGGTACAGGCAAGCCCCGTTTTCAGGTTAAAGCCGGGGCAGGTAGTCGTGGTACCAGCGAATTGGGTTTGAATTATGGTGGGGAAGTTGATGGAACCCGCTTTGATATCAGTGGTAAATTTTTTGAAACCGCAGGCTACGACCATACGGATTCTACTTTAGGACGGGATGGTGATGACGATGGATATCGAAATAAATCCATAGCAGCCAGTGTTTCTCGGGTGTTTAACGATGCTTTCGAAGCAGGAGCATCGGTTTCTCATTTTCAGGGCAAGTCAGAGTACGACCATAACTCAGCTTGGGGTAATACGAATACCAAGCCATACAGTGACTTTGAACTGACAAATATCAGCACCTTTGCGAATGCTAATATTCTTGAAGACTGGAGCGCAGCGTTCAATCTTGGCTATAGCTATGAAAATATCAAACGCTTTGAAGAGGGTGGCAATCCTAAGCCAGTTGTGACCAGTTATGGTAAATCCAAGCGATATACTGGCAGCTGGCTGAATGATATTGGCTGGTCAGACAATCAGCTTTTGACGGCGGGTATCGATTATTCCAAAGAGCATATGGATAGCAGTTCCAATTATGCAGTGGACTCCAGATACAATGTCGGTGTCTTTGCCCAAAACCACACGACCTTTGATGGAAGTGATTTACAGCTGGGCTTACGACGGGACAAGAATGAAGTTTATGGTTACAACACAACAGGCAACATTGCCTGGGGTGTTGATCTTTCAAGTAACCATCGCTTGATCACGTCCTATGGAACAGCGTTCAGGGCTCCTACCTTTTTGGATTTGTACTATCCGGGTGCTGAAGCACCCAACCTGAAGCCTGAGTCATCGGAAAATTTTGAGGTAGAGCTTAAAGGCAAGGTCAATCATACAACTAACTGGTCGGTTTCAATTTATCAAAATGAAATTGATGATTTGCTGGTATGGAATAATGATCTTGGTAGCTTCGGACGGATGGATAATGTTGATAAAGCTCGTATTCGAGGTGTCGAATTTGTTTATGTCACAGAATGGCAAGGTTGGTTGATTAATTCAAATCTGACCTTTGTTGATCCTGAAGACCTTAAGGCAAAAAGAACTTTGGATCGACGAGCAAAGCAGCTGTTTAATGTTAACGCTGACAAACAGTTTGGTAAATATAGCCTGGGCTCCACACTCCGGGCTCAGGGGCATTCTTATGAATATAATGACTTCGCTGGAACGGTTAATCGCCTTTCAGGGTTTGCTACTGTGGATTTAAGAGCTGGGATGCAGGTCTCTAAAGAGCTAAAAGCAGAGATTAAATTGACCAACTTAATGGATAAAGATTACTCCACTGCTTTAGGTTACCGTGGAGAGCCCAGGGGCATGTTTGTCACATTTATCTGGTCTCCAGAGATTTAA
- a CDS encoding cobalamin-binding protein, whose translation MKRIAFFLTLSLLSATGFTDQVSSPKSPRCAQDDLNRQVCAAKPIQRIISLAPGVTELVYAAGGGEKVIAVDDHSNYPEAVKALPKVGGYPNTSAEAILAKKPDLVVIWSGGNDSRLSTQLERIGLNVFYADPVDFAGIASVIRRMGKIMGTEAVAEKSADAFWQHYESIRKQFSQAEPVTVFFEIWDNPLMTVNGRQIISQSIELCGGVNVFAGARPRVPKVSIEAVLAKNPDAIVSSEIVQKSHDINRRWKPYSQISAVKNGFLFTIPGDLIARPTPRALKGAEVLCQQLDNVRAAKKRTAQGKH comes from the coding sequence ATGAAACGCATTGCTTTCTTTCTGACTTTATCTCTTCTTTCTGCCACGGGTTTTACCGACCAGGTCTCTTCGCCAAAGTCGCCCCGCTGTGCTCAGGATGACCTGAATCGACAGGTGTGCGCGGCTAAACCCATACAGCGCATTATCTCTCTGGCTCCGGGTGTCACTGAGCTGGTGTATGCCGCTGGTGGTGGCGAAAAAGTGATAGCCGTTGATGATCACAGTAATTATCCCGAAGCTGTAAAAGCTCTGCCTAAAGTGGGGGGATATCCCAACACCAGTGCTGAGGCGATTCTGGCAAAGAAGCCTGATCTGGTGGTGATCTGGTCAGGAGGGAATGATTCACGGTTGTCGACACAGCTGGAAAGAATCGGGCTGAATGTTTTCTATGCTGATCCTGTTGATTTTGCTGGCATTGCATCGGTTATACGACGCATGGGGAAAATCATGGGGACAGAAGCGGTGGCTGAAAAGAGTGCCGATGCCTTCTGGCAGCACTATGAATCGATCAGAAAACAGTTCAGTCAGGCAGAGCCTGTCACTGTGTTTTTTGAAATCTGGGATAACCCGTTGATGACGGTCAATGGTAGGCAGATTATCAGTCAGTCCATTGAGCTGTGTGGTGGTGTGAATGTTTTTGCCGGTGCTCGCCCCAGAGTTCCCAAGGTGAGCATTGAAGCGGTGCTGGCAAAAAATCCCGATGCTATCGTCAGCTCGGAAATTGTGCAGAAAAGCCATGATATTAACCGCCGCTGGAAGCCGTATTCGCAGATCAGCGCGGTCAAAAATGGTTTTCTGTTTACGATTCCCGGCGACCTGATCGCCCGACCAACCCCCAGAGCCCTGAAAGGTGCCGAAGTTCTCTGCCAACAACTCGATAATGTCAGAGCTGCTAAAAAGCGCACTGCACAAGGAAAACACTGA
- a CDS encoding cob(I)yrinic acid a,c-diamide adenosyltransferase, protein MTEKKQGYRLTRIYTRTGDKGTSRLGDGQVLSKSDARFEAIGTVDELNSWMGMLLNSLRAGGDVTADQLSRIEQIQHSLFDVGGELAMPGYQLIQEEHTKDLEDLIDELNAPLPPLTNFTLPGGGTTACHCHMVRTVARRAERSVVRLQESGVEINAPLLTYLNRLSDVMYVLSRHCARKDEGEVLWQASAKKKL, encoded by the coding sequence ATGACTGAAAAAAAACAGGGTTACCGCTTAACCCGGATTTATACCCGCACCGGCGACAAAGGCACCAGCAGGCTGGGCGATGGACAGGTGTTGTCCAAAAGTGACGCACGGTTTGAAGCGATAGGTACAGTGGATGAACTGAACAGCTGGATGGGGATGTTGTTAAACAGCTTAAGAGCCGGCGGCGATGTAACAGCGGATCAGTTATCGCGGATTGAGCAGATACAGCACAGTCTGTTTGATGTGGGTGGCGAACTGGCGATGCCCGGCTATCAGCTGATTCAGGAAGAGCACACCAAAGACCTGGAAGATCTGATCGATGAACTGAATGCCCCCTTACCGCCGCTGACCAATTTTACCCTGCCCGGAGGCGGAACAACGGCCTGTCATTGTCATATGGTTCGAACCGTTGCCCGGCGTGCAGAACGGTCTGTCGTACGACTTCAGGAGTCTGGTGTGGAGATCAATGCGCCGCTTCTTACCTATCTGAATCGTTTGTCAGATGTTATGTATGTGCTGTCGCGCCACTGTGCCAGAAAGGATGAAGGCGAAGTGTTATGGCAAGCTTCGGCAAAGAAAAAGCTGTAA
- a CDS encoding glutamine synthetase family protein produces MLNPRNVKTVADARQIVEERKLTHVKVGLFDNDGIMLGKYMSREKFFSSLEKGFSFCDVILGWDSKDQLYDNVKYTGWHTGYPDAPVRILPESCREIPFEDGMLLFMGEFSDQAEAICPRGTLRRVIQKAESLGFEVQAALEYEFFLFRETPDSVREKGFRNLQPFTPDWFGYSILRNSVHSDLYQQILSLSQTMDFPLESVHTETGPGVIEAAIAVDSAIQAADKAALFKTFIKVLAQKNELMATFMAKWSADYPGQSGHIHLSLRHSDDNRSAFYDSAQEHGISQIQRHFIAGQQRLMPEFLAMLAPTVNSYTRIIPGFWAPTDATWGIENRTTALRVIPGSDQSQRVEYRLGSADANPYLALAAALASGLQGIINEWEPGDPVRGNAYEQQHPKELALPATLWEAAQRFKQSESARSMLGNDFVEHYAASREWEEREFRKHITDWEMDRYFEII; encoded by the coding sequence ATGCTGAATCCCAGAAACGTCAAGACTGTAGCCGATGCCAGACAGATCGTCGAAGAACGCAAACTGACCCATGTGAAAGTGGGCCTGTTTGATAATGACGGCATTATGCTGGGCAAATACATGAGCAGGGAAAAGTTTTTTTCTTCTCTGGAAAAGGGTTTTTCCTTTTGCGATGTCATTCTGGGCTGGGACAGCAAAGACCAGCTGTACGACAACGTTAAGTATACTGGCTGGCATACCGGATACCCCGATGCCCCCGTCAGAATCCTGCCGGAGTCCTGCCGTGAAATTCCCTTCGAAGACGGTATGTTGCTGTTTATGGGAGAGTTCAGCGACCAGGCTGAAGCCATTTGCCCCAGAGGCACGTTAAGAAGGGTTATCCAAAAGGCAGAATCACTGGGCTTTGAGGTTCAGGCTGCGCTGGAATATGAGTTTTTCCTGTTCAGGGAAACGCCGGATTCCGTCCGTGAAAAAGGTTTCCGTAATCTTCAGCCTTTTACCCCGGACTGGTTTGGTTACTCCATTCTGCGCAACTCCGTACACTCTGACCTGTATCAGCAGATTCTGTCTCTGTCCCAGACCATGGACTTCCCACTGGAAAGCGTTCATACCGAAACCGGCCCCGGCGTTATTGAAGCAGCCATTGCTGTAGATTCTGCCATTCAGGCAGCTGACAAGGCTGCTCTGTTCAAAACCTTTATCAAGGTGCTGGCGCAAAAGAATGAACTCATGGCAACCTTTATGGCAAAATGGTCAGCGGATTACCCGGGCCAGAGTGGACACATACATCTGTCACTGCGCCATTCAGACGACAATCGTTCAGCATTTTATGACTCAGCCCAAGAGCATGGAATCAGCCAGATCCAGAGACACTTTATCGCCGGGCAGCAGCGTCTGATGCCAGAGTTTCTCGCCATGCTGGCTCCTACCGTAAACAGTTATACCCGAATTATTCCCGGTTTCTGGGCGCCTACCGATGCCACCTGGGGCATAGAGAACCGTACAACCGCACTGCGGGTGATACCCGGTTCTGACCAGTCCCAGCGTGTTGAATACCGACTTGGCTCTGCCGATGCCAACCCCTATCTGGCACTGGCTGCCGCTCTGGCTTCCGGTTTGCAGGGCATTATTAATGAGTGGGAGCCAGGTGACCCGGTGCGGGGCAATGCTTATGAGCAACAACACCCAAAGGAGCTTGCCCTGCCTGCTACGTTATGGGAGGCAGCACAGCGATTTAAACAGTCTGAATCTGCGCGATCCATGCTGGGGAACGATTTCGTAGAGCATTACGCCGCCTCCCGGGAGTGGGAAGAGAGAGAGTTCAGAAAACACATCACTGACTGGGAGATGGATCGCTACTTCGAAATCATTTAA
- a CDS encoding aldehyde dehydrogenase family protein codes for MTKVQHTISPIDGSVYVERELANRKQIDKALLKAEEAQVLWKQTSLSTRQSICNKAIGAFVRQKNDIAHEICWQMGRPIKFAAGEVDGFEERARFMMTAAEQALQPLELPEKNGFTRYIKKEPLGVVVVIAPWNYPLLTAVNSILPALMAGNGVLLKHSAQTPLCAERMVAAFAEAGLPDGLFQYLHLSHEDTEYLIQSDTVQHIAFTGSVSAGSHIEKTSAGRFIGVGLELGGKDPAYIRADADLEAATETVIDGAFFNSGQSCCGIERIYVHERVFDAFIARAVALIKAYRLGRPDDPETTLGPMVRTSAAEFVREQVNEAVQQGAIAHIDPDLFPMNKTGTPYMAPQLLTGVDHTMRIMTEESFGPVVGVQKVSSDEEAIALMNDSEFGLTASVFTSDINQGIALGELIETGTFFINRCDYLDPALAWTGIKNSGRGCTLSSLGYDALTRPKSFHIKHAL; via the coding sequence ATGACAAAGGTTCAACATACGATCTCCCCTATTGACGGCTCAGTGTATGTCGAGCGGGAACTGGCTAACAGGAAACAGATTGATAAGGCTCTGCTCAAAGCAGAAGAAGCACAGGTCTTATGGAAGCAGACATCGCTTTCTACACGACAGTCTATTTGTAATAAAGCCATCGGGGCTTTTGTCCGTCAGAAAAACGACATTGCTCATGAAATCTGCTGGCAGATGGGACGACCCATTAAGTTTGCAGCCGGGGAAGTAGATGGTTTTGAAGAGCGAGCCCGGTTTATGATGACGGCAGCCGAACAGGCTTTGCAGCCTTTAGAGCTACCAGAAAAAAACGGCTTTACCCGCTATATAAAAAAAGAACCTCTTGGCGTTGTCGTAGTCATTGCTCCCTGGAATTACCCGCTGCTGACCGCTGTTAACAGTATTCTGCCCGCACTGATGGCTGGCAATGGGGTACTGCTCAAACATTCCGCGCAAACGCCACTCTGTGCCGAGCGGATGGTTGCCGCTTTTGCAGAGGCGGGTCTGCCTGACGGGTTATTTCAATACCTGCATCTGTCCCATGAAGATACGGAATACCTGATTCAGTCGGACACCGTTCAACACATTGCATTCACCGGTTCCGTATCAGCCGGAAGTCATATCGAAAAAACTTCAGCAGGACGGTTTATCGGTGTCGGGCTGGAACTGGGTGGCAAAGACCCGGCTTATATCCGTGCCGATGCTGATCTTGAAGCGGCCACAGAAACCGTTATTGATGGCGCTTTTTTCAATTCTGGTCAATCCTGCTGTGGTATTGAACGTATTTACGTCCATGAACGTGTGTTTGATGCTTTTATTGCCAGAGCGGTTGCGCTGATCAAGGCTTACCGGTTGGGTCGTCCGGATGATCCTGAAACAACACTGGGGCCTATGGTTCGCACCAGCGCTGCGGAGTTTGTTCGTGAACAGGTGAATGAAGCCGTACAACAGGGGGCTATAGCCCATATTGATCCGGATCTGTTCCCCATGAACAAAACAGGAACACCTTATATGGCACCACAGCTGCTTACCGGGGTTGACCATACTATGAGAATAATGACGGAAGAAAGTTTTGGCCCCGTGGTTGGCGTACAGAAAGTGTCGTCTGATGAAGAAGCCATTGCGTTAATGAACGACAGTGAGTTTGGCCTTACAGCATCTGTTTTTACCTCTGATATTAATCAGGGGATCGCTCTGGGAGAGTTGATAGAAACAGGGACTTTCTTTATCAACCGTTGCGACTATCTGGACCCGGCACTGGCATGGACAGGCATAAAGAACTCCGGACGTGGCTGCACACTGTCATCCTTAGGTTATGACGCCCTGACCAGGCCTAAATCGTTCCATATAAAACACGCTTTATAA
- a CDS encoding iron-containing alcohol dehydrogenase → MDFEQYTANWHYPTAVRAGVGRIRELPDTCREAGITNPLIITDSGLVNLPFLKNAAEHCRTELAGCSVFSAIKANPTGENIDAGVAAYQKNNHDGVIAFGGGSALDAGKAVALMVGQDRPLWDFEDVGDNYLRANTATMAPVIAVPTTAGTGSEVGRASVITHQQDQVKKIIFHPNMLPATVILDPELTCGLPAAITAATGIDALSHNLEAFCSPSYHPMAKGIAVEGIRLIKDFLPVAVSHGDDIEARTQMLVASTMGATAFQKGLGAMHALAHPLGAIYDAHHGLLNAILMPYVLKANESVISDDIARLSRYLDLPAPDFSAFFEWVITLRQQCNIPHRLAEIGIDDTLSERVGKMAFEDPSAGTNPITFSATDYQTIFAAAIQGDI, encoded by the coding sequence ATGGATTTTGAACAGTATACCGCCAACTGGCATTACCCAACCGCAGTCCGGGCAGGGGTGGGTCGCATCCGGGAGCTGCCTGACACCTGTCGTGAAGCAGGCATAACGAATCCTCTGATTATTACAGACTCCGGACTGGTAAACCTGCCGTTTCTGAAAAATGCTGCGGAACATTGCAGAACAGAGTTGGCAGGATGCTCGGTTTTCTCTGCCATTAAAGCCAATCCTACCGGCGAAAACATTGATGCGGGCGTTGCTGCCTACCAGAAAAACAACCATGACGGGGTTATCGCCTTTGGGGGCGGTTCGGCACTGGATGCAGGCAAAGCCGTCGCTTTGATGGTGGGGCAGGATCGTCCTTTATGGGATTTTGAAGATGTCGGAGATAATTATCTGCGTGCCAACACGGCCACAATGGCACCGGTTATTGCAGTACCAACAACAGCGGGGACAGGCTCCGAAGTAGGGCGGGCCTCTGTGATCACCCACCAGCAGGATCAGGTCAAGAAGATAATTTTCCACCCCAATATGCTACCGGCGACGGTTATTCTGGACCCGGAATTAACCTGTGGTCTGCCAGCCGCTATTACCGCCGCAACCGGTATTGATGCCCTCTCCCACAACCTTGAAGCGTTTTGTTCACCGTCTTATCACCCAATGGCAAAAGGCATTGCGGTCGAAGGCATTCGCCTTATTAAAGATTTCCTGCCGGTCGCTGTCAGCCATGGTGACGATATTGAAGCGCGTACCCAGATGCTGGTTGCGTCAACAATGGGAGCAACGGCTTTCCAGAAAGGATTAGGTGCCATGCACGCTCTCGCTCATCCTCTGGGTGCCATTTATGATGCTCACCATGGTTTATTGAATGCTATTCTGATGCCCTATGTTCTCAAGGCAAACGAGTCCGTTATCAGCGATGATATTGCTCGCTTAAGCCGCTACCTGGACCTGCCAGCACCAGACTTTTCAGCCTTTTTTGAATGGGTTATAACCCTTCGCCAGCAGTGCAATATTCCTCACCGTCTGGCAGAGATTGGTATAGACGACACCCTTAGCGAGAGAGTTGGAAAAATGGCTTTTGAAGACCCCTCCGCCGGAACCAACCCCATTACTTTTTCCGCTACGGACTACCAGACAATTTTTGCAGCCGCCATACAGGGGGACATTTGA
- a CDS encoding type 1 glutamine amidotransferase produces the protein MNIGLLLCDDVQTQFQPEHGNYPDMFQALLEQHDPTLQITTYRALDGQLPENTNDCDGWVISGSRHSVNDPFPWISALEAFVKQLYIDRQKTVGICFGHQLMAKVLGGRVAESDKGWGIGVSVNTLTEHHDWMQPSLNSLNALVSHKEQIEHLPETATIIATSDFCPYYMVTYCDHFLSIQGHPEFTKAYMEALIHSREKVIPHSRIIEGMQSIKQPVDSSVIGQWLLNYLGGS, from the coding sequence ATGAATATTGGCCTGCTGCTATGCGATGATGTGCAGACTCAGTTTCAACCAGAACACGGCAATTACCCCGATATGTTTCAAGCCTTGCTTGAGCAACATGACCCGACTCTGCAAATCACCACTTATCGTGCGCTTGACGGGCAACTCCCTGAAAATACAAATGACTGCGATGGCTGGGTCATCTCTGGCAGCCGCCATAGTGTTAACGACCCTTTCCCATGGATTTCAGCCCTGGAAGCCTTTGTAAAACAACTCTACATTGACAGGCAAAAAACAGTGGGCATCTGTTTTGGGCATCAACTGATGGCGAAAGTACTTGGTGGAAGAGTCGCCGAATCGGACAAAGGCTGGGGAATTGGCGTATCTGTGAATACGTTGACAGAACATCATGACTGGATGCAGCCGTCGCTCAATTCGCTGAATGCGCTGGTCAGTCATAAAGAGCAGATAGAACATTTACCCGAAACCGCCACTATTATTGCAACCAGTGACTTCTGTCCCTATTACATGGTGACGTACTGTGACCATTTTCTAAGTATTCAGGGACACCCTGAATTCACTAAAGCCTATATGGAGGCATTAATTCACAGCCGGGAAAAAGTGATACCCCATTCCAGAATCATTGAGGGTATGCAATCCATTAAACAACCTGTCGACAGTTCTGTTATTGGGCAGTGGTTACTGAATTATCTGGGTGGATCGTAA
- the waaA gene encoding lipid IV(A) 3-deoxy-D-manno-octulosonic acid transferase produces the protein MDRNNGLTICYYFWFLTTWTRHNNTGMNRFIYSALLYLATPLVMLRMLVRARKAPAYRKRWGERFGFFPTLPQDKPVIWVHSVSVGETIASAPMVRELLERYPEHRILVTTMTPTGSDRVKALYGNLLGNRVRHIYCPYDLPDAQNRFLNKIKPELALIIDTELWPNTIAACHKRGIPVIIVNARLSERSARGYARMKGLVSTMLKQIPMVACQSKDDGERFIRLGLPQQQLTITGSVKFDLSISPEIVEQGKHLKSTWKEGLGRPPVVITAASTHEGEDQQILDAFNSLREQHDNLLLVLVPRHPERFDAVNELVKNSRCNVVRHSENQPLTPSTSVVLGDTMGEMMTFFAASDIAFVGGSLIERGGHNMLEPAVLGLPVLSGRHVFNFQDISDSLVRAGGMQLVDSPQQLAEAIARLITDKPHYKEMSQNAAHFVASNRGALEKTLNLINHQLPASDVSDNID, from the coding sequence GTGGATCGTAATAACGGATTAACAATCTGTTATTATTTCTGGTTTTTAACCACCTGGACAAGGCACAACAACACGGGCATGAACCGCTTTATCTACTCTGCACTGCTCTATCTGGCGACTCCTCTGGTTATGCTGCGGATGCTTGTTCGCGCCCGCAAAGCACCGGCCTACCGCAAACGCTGGGGGGAGCGGTTTGGGTTTTTCCCCACCCTGCCACAGGACAAACCGGTTATCTGGGTACACTCGGTGTCGGTCGGGGAAACCATTGCCAGTGCGCCCATGGTCAGGGAGCTGCTGGAACGTTATCCGGAACATCGTATTCTGGTCACCACCATGACTCCTACCGGCTCGGATCGCGTTAAAGCGCTCTATGGCAACCTGTTGGGCAACCGGGTCAGGCACATTTACTGCCCTTATGATTTGCCTGATGCGCAAAACCGGTTTCTGAATAAAATAAAGCCAGAGCTGGCACTGATTATTGACACGGAACTCTGGCCCAACACCATTGCAGCCTGCCACAAAAGGGGCATTCCAGTCATTATTGTCAACGCCCGCCTGTCTGAACGGTCTGCCCGGGGCTATGCCCGTATGAAAGGGCTGGTCAGCACTATGCTGAAACAGATCCCCATGGTCGCCTGCCAGAGCAAAGACGACGGTGAACGCTTTATTCGTTTAGGACTGCCACAACAACAACTGACCATTACCGGCAGTGTAAAGTTTGATCTGTCCATCAGCCCTGAAATAGTAGAACAGGGCAAGCATTTAAAAAGCACATGGAAAGAAGGGTTAGGCCGACCTCCTGTTGTCATCACCGCAGCCAGCACCCATGAAGGTGAAGACCAGCAGATTCTTGATGCCTTCAACAGCCTGCGGGAACAACACGACAACTTACTACTGGTTCTGGTACCAAGGCATCCGGAACGCTTTGACGCTGTCAATGAGCTGGTAAAAAATAGCCGGTGTAACGTTGTCCGACACAGCGAAAACCAGCCCCTGACACCGTCCACCAGCGTTGTACTGGGTGATACCATGGGCGAAATGATGACGTTCTTTGCCGCATCCGACATCGCTTTTGTGGGCGGTTCATTGATTGAACGCGGAGGCCATAATATGCTGGAGCCCGCCGTACTGGGTCTTCCTGTATTGTCCGGCCGGCACGTGTTTAACTTTCAGGACATCAGCGACTCCCTGGTCAGGGCTGGCGGCATGCAGCTGGTTGACTCGCCGCAACAGTTGGCTGAAGCCATTGCCAGACTCATTACCGACAAACCACACTATAAGGAAATGAGCCAGAACGCCGCCCACTTTGTCGCCTCTAACCGTGGCGCACTGGAAAAAACACTGAATCTGATTAATCATCAACTTCCTGCCAGTGACGTTTCGGATAACATCGATTAA
- the nth gene encoding endonuclease III, which produces MNKQKRTEIFNRLRDQNPNPTTELNYSSSFELLIAVILSAQATDVGVNKATDKLYPVANTPQAILDLGLEGLKSYVKTIGLYNAKAENIIKTCEMLLTLHNGEVPDNREALEALPGVGRKTANVVLNTAFGQPAMAVDTHIFRVSNRTGIAPGKNVLEVEKRLLRLVPKEFLVDAHHWLILHGRYVCKARKPQCGSCIIEDLCEFKQKTSD; this is translated from the coding sequence ATGAATAAACAAAAACGTACCGAAATTTTTAACCGTTTAAGGGATCAGAACCCGAACCCGACTACGGAACTGAACTACAGCTCGTCTTTTGAGTTGCTGATAGCCGTTATCTTGTCCGCCCAGGCCACCGACGTAGGGGTAAACAAGGCGACCGATAAACTCTACCCGGTAGCCAATACACCGCAGGCGATTCTGGATCTTGGGCTGGAGGGTTTGAAAAGCTATGTAAAAACCATTGGCCTGTATAACGCCAAAGCAGAAAACATTATCAAGACCTGTGAGATGCTGCTGACATTGCACAATGGTGAAGTTCCCGATAACCGCGAAGCTCTGGAAGCCCTGCCCGGCGTTGGCAGAAAAACCGCCAATGTAGTCCTCAACACCGCATTCGGACAACCGGCCATGGCGGTGGATACCCATATTTTCCGGGTATCCAACCGTACCGGCATTGCTCCCGGAAAAAACGTACTGGAGGTTGAAAAGCGACTGCTGAGGCTGGTTCCAAAAGAGTTTCTGGTGGACGCCCACCACTGGCTGATCCTTCACGGTCGTTATGTCTGCAAAGCCCGAAAGCCTCAATGCGGCAGCTGTATTATTGAAGACCTCTGCGAATTCAAACAAAAAACATCCGATTAA